From the Leptospira biflexa serovar Patoc strain 'Patoc 1 (Paris)' genome, one window contains:
- a CDS encoding LA_3751/LA_3752 family putative glycosyltransferase, protein MKFYYRYFIYFLIILVPVFFRLKWNDASVFISSDPQIKYYQVIGVIEGNSPESCYFPAKKLGFPLEMIPIGYPWAFFLENGKCVFQYPVLFVWIQKIFGFLFSNLSLTYIPIFFFFLNFLILDKIIQEFENRSSIILIASILIQCFSPIFLSALDYSELTLTNFFLLVSVYSYLKFQTKANAFFGLLLALCVVLNFQLRPESTITLLFFLSASYLLSNHKLELLKQLIPYICLAILLQVLFFYWNHSIYGHVLGMRGLNTFNDIGSDDMKRNYLVEWIADLWGNEFKIGIFKGYPILFLSPLALIWKKKSEELFPFFIAGLFFIILLPILSPYRAGVDIFGMRYYESGVYLILIATVLTLLKHSPKLVSFFVILPFLYFSYKSDTRATKQWSSSSKLYHEMVSEIQKVKPDLIVHRGLSLSYLMGDTYITYPQVAVYSNGDWLKLEEILKDKKISVLFLQWEGNRLVNDEFPSKIWKEKFDINFQLKPNEYQVTSEHKIAHFQGFLLEKKR, encoded by the coding sequence GTGAAATTTTATTATCGTTATTTCATTTATTTTCTAATCATTTTAGTTCCGGTTTTCTTTCGATTGAAGTGGAATGATGCTTCTGTTTTTATTTCGAGTGATCCACAAATAAAATACTACCAAGTCATTGGTGTAATCGAAGGAAACAGCCCGGAAAGTTGTTATTTCCCTGCAAAAAAATTAGGTTTTCCTTTGGAAATGATTCCTATAGGATACCCGTGGGCATTTTTTTTAGAAAATGGGAAATGTGTATTCCAATATCCTGTTTTATTTGTTTGGATTCAAAAGATCTTTGGTTTTTTGTTTTCAAATCTGAGTCTCACCTACATTCCAATATTTTTCTTTTTTCTAAATTTTTTAATTTTAGATAAGATCATTCAGGAATTTGAAAACCGTTCGTCCATTATTTTAATTGCATCAATTCTAATACAATGTTTCTCTCCAATTTTTTTATCTGCTTTGGACTATTCGGAACTAACGCTTACAAATTTTTTCCTATTAGTTTCCGTTTATTCCTATTTGAAATTTCAAACCAAAGCGAATGCTTTTTTTGGATTATTATTGGCACTCTGTGTTGTTCTTAATTTTCAATTACGTCCTGAATCGACGATTACTCTTTTGTTTTTTTTGAGTGCTTCGTATCTTTTATCCAATCATAAGTTAGAATTACTAAAACAATTGATACCGTATATTTGTTTGGCAATTTTACTGCAAGTTCTCTTTTTCTATTGGAATCATTCGATTTATGGTCACGTTTTGGGAATGCGCGGGTTGAATACCTTCAATGACATCGGATCTGATGATATGAAAAGGAATTATCTTGTAGAATGGATTGCTGATTTGTGGGGAAATGAATTTAAGATTGGAATTTTTAAAGGTTATCCGATCCTTTTTCTTTCACCTTTGGCTCTCATTTGGAAAAAGAAATCAGAAGAGCTCTTTCCATTTTTCATCGCAGGACTATTTTTTATCATTTTACTTCCGATTCTTTCCCCGTACCGAGCAGGTGTTGATATTTTTGGTATGCGATATTATGAAAGTGGAGTTTATTTAATCTTAATCGCTACAGTTCTCACTCTGTTGAAACATTCTCCAAAACTTGTATCATTTTTTGTCATTTTACCTTTTCTCTATTTTTCTTACAAATCTGATACAAGAGCCACAAAACAGTGGTCATCTTCTTCTAAGTTGTATCATGAAATGGTATCTGAAATTCAAAAAGTTAAACCAGATTTAATTGTTCATAGAGGTTTGTCTTTATCTTATCTAATGGGTGATACTTACATTACATATCCACAAGTTGCTGTTTATTCAAATGGAGATTGGCTAAAATTAGAAGAGATTCTGAAAGACAAAAAAATCAGTGTTCTTTTTTTACAATGGGAAGGCAATCGATTGGTGAATGATGAATTCCCAAGCAAAATTTGGAAGGAAAAGTTTGATATCAATTTCCAATTAAAACCTAACGAATATCAGGTAACTTCTGAGCATAAAATTGCACATTTCCAAGGTTTTCTTTTGGAGAAGAAAAGGTGA
- a CDS encoding glycosyltransferase family 2 protein yields MKKTTVTIVIPCLNEELTLPYVLKKLVQVKKENSKVYEIEILVSDNGSTDKSVSIAKQFGARVVPAKDRGYGAALDSGIRNAKGEIVVFADADDTYDFLEAPLLINKLVSGDYDMVIGSRLDGTIYNGAMPFLHRYLGTPVINWIINLLYAKKTKIRDSNSGFRCFKKEKYLSWEIKSKGMEFASELLIKALIHDAKMAHVPVSLSPDKEGRIPHLKTWRDGMRHLLRILFYGPHLFERVGFVFFAFFWLQLLIGFFAQGVISIAGFNLYGIHSMILFSFLTILGLSLWGTGLLIATKQPRVSKLYQNILAMEEDRLFFVLITGFAIIGLTLVWLIFQWYKSGFVFINFEREFIVASNISLTLLIFSLQALTAHIIKRD; encoded by the coding sequence ATGAAAAAAACTACTGTAACGATTGTCATTCCTTGTCTTAATGAAGAACTAACGTTACCTTACGTTTTAAAGAAATTGGTGCAAGTTAAAAAAGAGAATTCAAAGGTCTACGAGATTGAAATCCTCGTTTCTGATAATGGAAGTACCGATAAATCTGTAAGTATCGCTAAGCAATTTGGAGCAAGGGTTGTTCCTGCAAAAGACAGGGGATATGGTGCCGCATTGGATTCTGGAATTCGTAATGCAAAAGGTGAAATCGTAGTTTTTGCAGATGCGGATGACACTTATGATTTTTTGGAAGCTCCATTGTTGATCAACAAACTTGTATCTGGTGATTATGATATGGTGATTGGGTCTCGTTTGGATGGCACCATTTATAATGGAGCAATGCCTTTTTTACATCGTTATTTGGGAACGCCAGTGATCAATTGGATCATCAATTTACTTTATGCGAAAAAAACTAAAATTCGTGATAGTAATTCTGGATTTCGATGTTTTAAGAAAGAAAAATATCTTTCTTGGGAAATCAAAAGTAAAGGTATGGAATTTGCATCAGAATTGTTAATCAAAGCATTAATTCATGATGCAAAAATGGCGCATGTTCCCGTTTCTCTTTCTCCTGATAAAGAAGGAAGAATCCCTCATTTGAAAACATGGAGAGATGGAATGAGACATTTACTCCGTATTTTATTTTATGGACCGCATTTATTTGAAAGGGTTGGTTTTGTTTTTTTTGCGTTTTTTTGGCTCCAATTATTGATCGGTTTTTTCGCTCAGGGTGTGATATCCATCGCTGGATTCAATTTGTACGGAATTCATTCAATGATCTTATTTTCTTTTTTGACCATATTAGGTTTAAGTCTTTGGGGAACTGGACTCCTGATTGCAACTAAACAACCAAGGGTAAGTAAGCTATACCAAAATATTCTAGCAATGGAAGAGGATCGACTTTTTTTTGTATTGATCACTGGATTTGCAATCATTGGGTTAACGCTTGTTTGGTTAATTTTTCAGTGGTATAAATCGGGGTTTGTTTTTATTAATTTTGAACGTGAATTTATTGTAGCTTCCAATATAAGCCTTACATTGTTGATTTTCAGTTTACAGGCTCTTACTGCTCATATTATCAAAAGAGATTAA